From Thermus islandicus DSM 21543, the proteins below share one genomic window:
- a CDS encoding thermonuclease family protein produces MGQVKRFALLLLLVLPALALSPEGRLQGPALVLTVVDGDTVDLEGLGPVRLIGVDAPESTYNHRTSGPEEVRLGLEAKAFLARLLQGKRVWVELDVQERDRYRRVLAYLYLEDPRGDWTHGGRRFLQVNLELVRAGWAEPYTVPPNVRYAPLYLEAAREARARGLGMWGRGASPSPQSQKGCDPAYPTVCNPPPPPDLDCKDIPFRGFKVLPPDPHRLDRDGDGVGCEGRWFTSATDSFSRQLRTGMKLTRNPLESH; encoded by the coding sequence ATGGGGCAAGTGAAGCGCTTCGCCCTGCTTCTACTGCTCGTCCTGCCCGCCCTCGCCCTCTCCCCGGAGGGCAGGCTCCAAGGCCCTGCCCTCGTCTTGACGGTGGTGGACGGGGACACGGTGGACCTCGAGGGCCTTGGCCCGGTGCGCCTCATCGGGGTGGATGCCCCGGAGAGCACCTACAACCACCGCACTTCGGGCCCCGAGGAGGTGAGGCTGGGCCTCGAGGCCAAAGCCTTCCTCGCCCGCCTGCTCCAGGGGAAGCGGGTGTGGGTGGAGCTTGATGTCCAGGAGCGGGACCGCTACCGGAGGGTGCTCGCGTACCTCTACCTGGAGGATCCCCGGGGGGACTGGACCCACGGGGGGCGGCGCTTCCTCCAGGTGAACCTGGAGCTCGTGCGGGCGGGATGGGCCGAGCCCTACACCGTGCCCCCCAACGTGCGCTACGCCCCGCTCTACCTCGAGGCCGCCCGGGAGGCCAGGGCGAGGGGGCTCGGGATGTGGGGAAGGGGAGCCTCCCCCAGCCCGCAAAGCCAGAAGGGGTGCGACCCGGCGTACCCCACGGTGTGCAATCCCCCGCCGCCCCCGGACCTGGACTGCAAGGACATCCCCTTCCGGGGCTTCAAGGTCCTGCCTCCGGATCCGCACCGCTTGGACCGGGACGGGGACGGGGTGGGATGTGAGGGAAGGTGGTTTACATCAGCCACTGACAGCTTCAGCCGTCAGCTTCGTACGGGTATGAAGCTGACGCGGAACCCTCTGGAGAGCCAT